The Desulfobacterales bacterium genome contains the following window.
CTGGAAGAATCGGCTAATTTACATCAAAAATTTATTGAAAATTTAACATCTTATAGAGATGCATTAGTGACGAACGATATTGCTAAAACAATAGTGTTTAGTGATAAACACGGTAAGTCAGGAGATCTCAGACGTATTCTAAAAATTGCTATTAACGCTGCAAAAAATGGCGAAGCATTAGAAATAATTAGTATAGGAGATAATTTTGATAGAGGCTCAGAAAACAAGGAAAATTTTGATATCCTATTAACTTTAAAAAAAATAAGTCGACGTTATCCTTCTGTTAAGTTTCATTCATGCTTAGGTAATCATGATATTATGCTGATAAAAGCGGTATTATTGGATAAAGACTACTTAGACTATTGGATGTCTAATGGAGGGGAATCAGTAATTACTGAATTTAAAGCAAAAGGAGCGAATATAAGACATTTAGCTTTATGGATATTAGTTAATTCCAGATTATTTTATGTGGATAGAATGAAATGGCTCTACATTCATGCTGGAATACCATGCGATATAGATGGTAATGCTTTGATAACTCAAAAGTTGTTAAATCAATGGCAAAATGAACTATCTTTGATTCAAAATTGCATTAAAACAGAAGCACATTGGCTTAAAGATGAGGAAAATAAAAACAGAGTATTGAAACTATTTAAAGATAGCGATTTAATTTTCTGGATAGGACGCCATGATTGGCTTTTTAATTTTTCTACAGCATCTCAAAATATGGCATTTCAAATTGATGATGAAAATAAATTAAAATTATTTAACTGGATAAAAAACAACTGTCAGGCTGATGAAGTAAATGAAGACTGGAAGAAAATATTGATGAATTATCGTTCGGTTCTTAAGAAAAATGATATTCGTTTCCGTGTTATATCGCCAGCAAGAAAGATTCATAATACAAAAACTCAATTATTTCTTTCACAGCTATATATCAACGGTGTATTTTTCGGACATGAGCATTTAGGAAATATCCAAAATACTGGAGATACATTTTTTTGTATAGATACAGATGAATATATAGAAGGACATCTGACTATAGATGATTCGGGTATATGGTTTAATGGTAGAGATACTTACGAAATGATTGTTTCACGAGATAAACTTATTCATCGAGTTAATAAACAATTACAAGATATAGATGGTAGATAATAAAACTAATACGAGACAAATAGTCAATTCAATTATATTGAGTTGTTAGCTTATAGCTGATTACTATGATTGACATATTATTTAATAGGTGATAGTTATTTTAAGGTTTTGAACGGCGCAACGCTGCAATATTAGTTGAGGTTTAGAAGTTATGCATATACTAAAAAATATACTGAATTATTTAAGACCAAACGGACAAATTCCTTATGTTTCCTTTAGCTTCCCAAAAAAGGTGGGACTATGGTGGGACTAAATTGGAAAAACAAAAAAGCGCTTACAAACCGAAGTCTGTAAACGCCTTGTTTTATTAGCGCGCCTGACAGGATTCGAACCTGTGGCCTACGGATTAGAAGGCCTTCCATCAAAACTTCCCAAAACTTCCTTTAATATCATAAAATAAAGCCATTTCACAGCATTTATATCTACTCTATTTTCAGTTAATTTCCTTTAATTTCCCTTTATTTCACCTAAAAATGATGGACAGGTGATGGACAAACATGATAAGCGGATTAAATAATTTAATATGTCCGTTAGTCAGAAAGGAGTATTAAAATGAAATGGATATCTACTAATTTTCCTGGAGTTAGATACAGAGAACACCCTACAAGAAAACATGGAGTTAAGAAGGACAAATACTTTTCCATATACTATAGAGTCGATAGTAAGCGCCATGAAGAGGGTTTAGGCTGGAGTTCTCAAGGGTGGACTGAGCAAAAAGCCAATGAAAGACTTTCTGAGTTAAAATATAACCAGAGAATAGGAGATGGACCTCAAACACTTTCCGAAAAAAGAAAGGAGGATAAAAAGAAAAAAGAACAGGATAAAATTCTTGAAGAAAAAGAAAAGAAAGAATCAATAACATTTTCTGCAGTATGGGAGAATTATTATTATCCGCAGGCTAAAATAGATAAAAAGTCACATATACGTGAGGAGCAGCTTTATCGATTATATATAAAAGCAATTATCGGAGATATTCGAATGATAGATATATCTCCTTTTTATATTGAAAAAATAAAGAAGAAAATGATTGAAGTAAACCAATCTTCTCGTTCAATTCATTATTGTCTCGCTATAATTAGACAGGTCTTCAATTATGCTTTGAAACACAGCTTGTATGAAGGAGAAAATGTAGCAAGTAAAGTTAAAAAGCCTGTATCTGATAACAGAAGAACAAGATTTTTATCGGTTGAAGAAGCTGAAAAACTACTGGAAGCTCTAAAGAATAGAAGTATAGAAACATATCAGATTACCTTATTATCACTACATACAGGGATGAGATTTGGCGAAATTGCAAAACTTACATGGGGTGATATTGATATTCCAAACGAAATAATTACTATAAGTGATCCTAAAAATGCAAGAAATAGAGCTGCTTTTCTAACTGAACGTTTAAAAAAAATGTTCCTTGAAATGGAGGCCGGTGATAAACATGAACTTGTATTTAAAGGTAGAATTGGTCAGCGTAAAGCTGTATCAGAAACATTATTTAATCGAGTAGTGAAAAAATTAGGTTTTAATGAAGGTGTTATAGATCCAAGACAAAAAGTAGTTTTTCATACATGTAGGCATACTTATGCCTCATGGCTGGTTACTAATGGAACAGATTTATACACTGTAAAGGAACTTTTAGGCCATAGAGATATAACTATGACGCAAAGATACAGTCATTTAAAGCCTGATACTCTAAAAAAAGCCGTTAAAAATTTTGAAAGAGCTATTATAGAAGAACATAAGGAGAATGGATTAAAAGAATGATTCAATTTCAGATAAAAAATGGTTCCAAATAG
Protein-coding sequences here:
- a CDS encoding metallophosphoesterase, encoding MNQDISMIFYRLQFLNQKDMLGKMISFTEGLINGSLDYNDGKSLGTTPARLLKIQDYLDKTTPEQIIQKITSIEIPKEYEYQASELISTLEESANLHQKFIENLTSYRDALVTNDIAKTIVFSDKHGKSGDLRRILKIAINAAKNGEALEIISIGDNFDRGSENKENFDILLTLKKISRRYPSVKFHSCLGNHDIMLIKAVLLDKDYLDYWMSNGGESVITEFKAKGANIRHLALWILVNSRLFYVDRMKWLYIHAGIPCDIDGNALITQKLLNQWQNELSLIQNCIKTEAHWLKDEENKNRVLKLFKDSDLIFWIGRHDWLFNFSTASQNMAFQIDDENKLKLFNWIKNNCQADEVNEDWKKILMNYRSVLKKNDIRFRVISPARKIHNTKTQLFLSQLYINGVFFGHEHLGNIQNTGDTFFCIDTDEYIEGHLTIDDSGIWFNGRDTYEMIVSRDKLIHRVNKQLQDIDGR
- a CDS encoding site-specific integrase encodes the protein MKWISTNFPGVRYREHPTRKHGVKKDKYFSIYYRVDSKRHEEGLGWSSQGWTEQKANERLSELKYNQRIGDGPQTLSEKRKEDKKKKEQDKILEEKEKKESITFSAVWENYYYPQAKIDKKSHIREEQLYRLYIKAIIGDIRMIDISPFYIEKIKKKMIEVNQSSRSIHYCLAIIRQVFNYALKHSLYEGENVASKVKKPVSDNRRTRFLSVEEAEKLLEALKNRSIETYQITLLSLHTGMRFGEIAKLTWGDIDIPNEIITISDPKNARNRAAFLTERLKKMFLEMEAGDKHELVFKGRIGQRKAVSETLFNRVVKKLGFNEGVIDPRQKVVFHTCRHTYASWLVTNGTDLYTVKELLGHRDITMTQRYSHLKPDTLKKAVKNFERAIIEEHKENGLKE